Within Vicia villosa cultivar HV-30 ecotype Madison, WI linkage group LG1, Vvil1.0, whole genome shotgun sequence, the genomic segment TAAATGCAACAATATAGCTATGTATGCAGCAAACATGACTAGTGCATAATTTATTCAAATCAAGATTATTAAaaagaagtcaaagaagttgTAAAAGTACCGAGTAGTTATAATGAGCATGTTCACTCGAAGGAGCACTAGAAGAACCCGGCTGACGAGACTGAAACATTTCAAACATTTTCCTAAGATCTTCAAATTGCTTTGCCAATTCATCTGTCCGCGCATTAGCTCGTGCAGCTTCCGCTTCAGCTCTGGCAGCCTCTTCACGTGCAGCGGCAGCTTCAGCTCTGGCAGCCTCAATGGCTTCGCTATCTGCTTCTCTATTGGGGTTTGTAACAGACACTTGTGTCAAAAAGCTCACTCCATCTCTTACGTTGTGCGCCAATTGTGCAACTCCATAACACCGACCCCGTGTTTTACCTCCGGCAACGTCTTTCCACATTTGTATCCTTGTTGATCCATCCACATCAATACCAGTTTGTGTGGCTTGTGTAAGACTACTCACATATGTTTCCTATACAACATAAGATTAATATGTCAAAGAATGAATACATCATAATCAGAAATGCAAAAAACAGAGCATAGCATAAATAAGGAAGGTAAACAGAGCATATGCAAAAAACAGAGCATAGCGTAAACAGAGCATATGTTTCCACATTTTAGTGCTGCTGCTATCTACAGCACTGAAGACTTAATAAGGAAGGTAAATTCTGTTGTGCTGCTGCTATCTATATCAATTTCAATATATCAATTTCAATATAGCAACTTCTCAACAAATAACATTTCAATGTGCTGCTGCTATCTACATTTCAATATATCAATTTCTCAACAAATAACAACTATACTAAGCAAATTCTGTTTCCTAATTCGGAGTCATAAGGAAGGTAAATTCTCAGCACCGGAAACGCGAACGCCGGCGCGTTGAACGGAACTAAACAAAGGGAAACAATTATGTTTCCTATTAAAAGATATACTACTTGGTTTGAACACTCTAGCAAGGAACAATTTTGAAGCCTTAATGAGCTTACATGTGTTGTCGCCGCACGCTCGTCAACCCACTCCCCATTCTTCTTTTTATGGGTGGCAATGAAGAGCTCATCCGGATGTGCGGGTCGCTTGAGTTTTTTAGCCTATAATTAAAGACAATATATATAGTCATGTATATTGGATATAATTATACTAACGCATTTTAATTACAAATATAATACATACCAATTCAAGTGCAACATCATGGTGAGCTTTACGGCCAGACGTATGGACTGCCCCACCTCTACTTGATGATCGATTAGTCTTATTTTGTTTGGAGACATCTTTGAAATCTTTTGTCTGCCACTTCTCAAGAAGAAACTTCCATGTATCTTCACCCATCCAAGGCGGCTTGCATGCTTTCTCTTTAGCCTTTTGCAATATATCGCGTAGTCGTGCAGCACATCTTTGATGAAACAAGTATTCCATTTTAGCATCATCGCAACGGTCCCAGCTTACAAGCGACTgacaaaatatacaaataataaattaaactcaAATATACATTATAATCAAACTAGTAAGGAAGAATTTACATTTCTTACTTTAAACATGTTGAACCATTCCTTTCTCTCTTTGTCTCTTTTCTCGCGTTTAAGCtcactataattaaaaaaagtacCCCGGTAAAGCTTTTCTATAACTTTTCTACACATTTCGGCAACAAGATCTCCTGGACTTAACctacaaattaaaataaccaaTCAAATAGAAGGTAACATATATCATAAACTTAGCATATACTATATTTTACATGTGTTTGTTTAAGGTGGTGAATCCAAGAGATAATAAAGTTATTAAAAGGGAACTCAATGATCCCACATTGTCGTCAAGTGAAATGGTATTTCCTTTTCCTGGGATGAATAGAGATAGAGAAATGTCTGCAATGATCTCTGCTTTGACTCATATTGTTTCTGGAGATGTTCCAAATCAAAGCACTGCAGTTGAACTTGAACCAAATATCAACATGTCTACTTCTACTAATTCTTCATCTGGTTATGGTACTAGTTCTTCTCTCAAAAGTAACAAACGAAGGCAGGGTGTTTTTTTGCCACAAACCATCTCAAATAGAGAAGCATACGGGTCTGGCTCTTACGAAACCTAACAGACACTTGATATGATTTATTACACGTGTATTGAACTATGTATTTATTTTTAGGAAATTACATGGATGCCAAACTGAGTTCCAGCGAAATTACATGGATGCAAAACTGAGTTCCGGCTTTGGTAATGTTTTGGTTTGTCAGTTTCAAAACCAGAATGTGATTGCACTTTAAACCAGAATGTTTTGGATTAGGTAATTGTTCATCCACTTTAAAGCATCATGCTTAGTGTGAATGCCAAATGTTGGATTGAAATGGTATAATCAAATTGTTTTCATGCTACTGCAGTTCGTATTAGATGAAGTTATCCTAAAGTTTAGATAATGTGAACAAATTTTAAAGTTCTGTTCCGCAAATTCACTTCACTATATTAGACGAAGTGATCCTaacattttaattgattttttctcAAATAATATTGAACTATTGCTGCAGTTTCAATATTACCCGGAGTTTGACAGAAAAGCTATTGTGAAATACATTTCTTATTGAGCTTACTGTCCTTGATACTCCTTCTGTTCAAAATTTAACAACCAAGTGAGTGATCTACAAAATGTGTGGTGTACATATGCACTCTTATTGAGCTTACTGTCCTTGATAGAGATATCAAAAGGAGATTTCATGTGATCTCTCATCTCATGGACCCCATCACTTAACAACCACTTCTCAACAAAATAGATTCCAAGAAAATCTTGAGACTATAAATACACTACCCTCCTTCACAACTATCAAAACTCATTCACATACTCAACTATCAAAACAGACACATTGTCATGATATATGAACAGTATCGGTGTTAAGTTGCCCCAAATTAATCACTCCTACCATAGgatgtttgattattttttatgtggTGATTAGACTGAAACTTAACAATTTCTAAATATTAGAAACAATTAATATAAACACAAACTACACACTTATGTAATGGTCAACAAAGGTAATTTATTTAAAGTGTGCTTACGCAGTATCTTCCACAATATAGATCTTCGGTCTTTGCCCATCaacttgttcttcttgttcctcATTAGAAAGTGCTTGGTCCCCCTCTTCTTGAATGCCCTCATCTGTGGAGTGACGGGGAGGACTTTGTAAAACACGATGAGTATATCCCGGGGTAGGAATGAATCTGAATTCCTCAGAAGTCGGGATTGATGGTTGAGGCTGATCAGTAGGTGGCGGTGTTGGGTTTGTCTGAATTGGTGGTGGTGTTGGGTTTGTCTGATTCGTTGAAGTAGGATGGGAAGGAGAGGGTGTTGGGGTTGACTGaattggtggtggtggtgggttTGTCTGAGTCTTTGAAGTAGGGTCGGAAGGAGACGGTGTTGGGGTTTTCAAGGTCTTTGATGGAGGCTGCCAAGGTGGTGGTGTTGGATTTGTCTGAATCGGTGGTGGTGTTTTAGTTGTCTGAATCGGTGGTGGATGTTTTCTCTGagtaggtggtggtggtggtggtgggttCTTTGAACCAGGTTTCATATGGACCATGCGAGAATTCTTTATAGCAATACTTCCAGGTGGAATTTGTCGTTGACGGCATAACCTGTCAACAGAACTTTTGTACACAAGTAACATTATGAATAACATTAGCAAAAATGCaccaaaaaatattaaatagcaAAGAAACCAACTAGTGAAAAGATTAAGCCATCTTACTTAGTCGTGCTCGATGGTGCTTTTCTCTTTCCGTTTTGTCCAGTCATTTGAATAGAAGCTAACTATAAAGCTGCcaacaataaaatattatatataacatTTTCACATATCACATCATAAGTATACACTTAGTATATCAGATCATTAGTATATCATAACATTTTCGCAATAGGAACCATAATTAAACAAGtcctataattaaattaaatgtagtAAATAGAATTGCGACAGCATGATCCACAATTAAACAAGTCCTACAATTAAACAAAATTTAGTAAATGGAATTGCGGCATCAAGTCCTacaattaaacaaaatttaatacAAAGAAACCAATACATGAAAATATTATGAACTACTTATCTCTCTTAAAATGTCCTTTCAAATCTCTACTAaccaacaaaataaaaatatagaaacaCAAGATAAAAGGTTCTCTTAATCTTGAGTCATTGGGTCAGTTGTCATTGTTATCTCGACCTCGTCGTCAATTAACCCCCCATCGGCTAAACCACGTATTTGTTCAACTTCTGTAATAGGCACAACTGGTAACATATATTCGGATTGATAAGGTATTTCATCCACGGTGTTGTCTATCTCGACATAACCCCTTGGTTTTGTGGTGATTGCTGAACACCATCCACGCATATTTCTACACGTTTCTGGATAAGGGACATAATACACCTGTTTTGCTTCTTGTGCAAGAATGAATGGGTCATACTGACGATATCGCTTATTCATCTTAATGTCAACAATATTGTACTCAGTAATAACTTTTGTGCCACTATTATTTGTTggatcaaaccaatcacaataaaaTAGAGCAATCTTGTTGCTAAAGCCAATGTATTCCAATTGAAGGATACGTTGGATGATGCCATAAAAATCGTTTTCTCCTCCATTTGTAAGACCTTTAACATATACCCCACAATTAGTAGTCTTTTTACCATGACTCCATTCTTGAGTGTGAAACTTGTACCCATTAACAAAGTATATGTTCCATGATGTTGCCTTCGGATTAGGACCAAGAGCTAATGCCTTCAGGTGTGGACTAGTTGTTCCATTCCTCTcatcgttcacctaaaaaatacatcTAACCTTAGAGATAGTTTATTGTCAACCACATAATATAAATGGTGAGAAATATACTAACATAGTCctttagccatgaaggaaattgctcGTGTATAAGACCAGAAGCATCATCCTCATTGATAGAATGATATTGCATGAACATTCTGACACCGGCCATTAAATTTATGAGTATATATTTCCAAAATGGCTGACAACAACACAGTTGTATTACAAAAATGTACTTACTCGAGATACGGTTTAACCTCGTCACAATTGATTAGGACGTGCACGTGAGCAGACTTCCATTCCTTATCAATCACCCAATAGTCACGAGATTTTCCACTAGGATGGCCACATTTGCTAAAAATTGAAAGTGTTGGTTGGGAATTCTCATGATCTGGTCGAGGATCATTCCTTAAACTTGTACTTGGAAACAAACTAAAGGTCTTGAAATAGTGAGAGAAAAAATGAGTAGTTTCACGGTGCAAGTAGGCAGTGCATATTGAACCTTCAACCCTAGCTTTATTTTTCACCGAACGCTTGAAGTCTCCCATCAATCTACACATTAAAAGattaaaagatgttttttaattaaaataatctacAAAAGTTAAACATCATTTACCTTTCAAATGGATACATCCAACGATATTGCACAGGACCACCAAGGATTGCTTCATTAGGTAGGTGAATCGGGAGATGTTCCATTGAGTCAAAGAAACCTGGAGGAAAAATTCTTTCAAGCTTGCATATGATGATGGTAATGTTCTGTTCCAACCTAACAAGGTCTTCCAACTTTAACGTATTACAACACAAATCTTTGAAAAAACGACTTAACTCAGTTAGCGGCTTCCATATCTCGGGAGGCAAGGAACGAAAAGCAATTGGAAGCAAACACTCCATGAAAACATGACAGTCATGGCTTTTCATCCCCTTCATCCTACCCTTGGTGACATCAGCACACCTAGAAAGATTCGAGGCATAACCATCGGGCATTTTTAGTTCCTTAATCCATCTACATACTAACTTTGCCTCTTCAGATGTCAAAGAAAATTTTGCCTTTGGCTTAGCCATCTTTCCATTAGGTAGAGTAACCATCTCTAAATCCCCGCGTAAACAGTTAAGAGGTAAATCCAATCTCGCTTTCTCATTGTCCTTTGTTTTTGTAGGATCATTCATGACAGTGTAAAACACATTATCAAATACATTTTTCTCTATGTGCATCACATCAAGGTTGTGCCTTAACAAGTTGTCCTTCCAATATGGAagatcccaaaatatacttcttttgatCCAATTATGTTTTTTGCCATACCCTGGAAATTTGGAGGCCCAATCACTGTCTGTAACTTTTGGAAAATCACGAACTGCTTCCCAGACATCATGGCCAGTAAACATATATGGTGGTTTTTTTTCTTAATCGTGTCTTTTGCAAatctttttttactttttctaaACGGATGATCCATTGGTAAAAACCTACGATGACAATCAAACCAACAACTTTTTCCACCATATCTTAAGGTGAAAGCATCGGTAATGTCCATGCAATAAGGGCATGCTAATCTACCTTGTGTCCCCCATCCAGACAACATAccatatgctggaaaatcattgatCGTCCACATTAAATGCGCTCTCATTACAAAATTTTGTTGCATAGAGATATCATAAGTCATAATGCCATCTCTCCACAAGCGTTGCAAATCATCTATCAAAGGTTGCAAGTAGACATCTATTTTAGCTTTCGGATTGTACGGTCCAGGTACAAGACAAGTCAAGAACAAGTAAGGTTTGGTCATGCACATTTCGGGAGGGAGATTGTAGGGTGTGACTATTATCGGCCAGCATGAATATGGAGTACTAGAGGCTTGAATGTAAGGGGTAAACCCATCCGTACATAAACCCAATCTTACATTTCTTGGGTCACTAGCATAATCGGGATAAACTTCATCGAAGTGTTTCCATGCTTTTCCATCAGATGGGTGACATAAAATATTTGGATCGTTGGGGTTCTCACGATGCCATCTCATTTGAGCTGCAGATTCCTTTGAAGCAAAGAGTCGTTGTAACCTAGGAATGATCGGAAAATAGAACATTCTCTTCACTGCCACATCTTTGTATTGTCCCATTCCACACTTTCGTGGAACATACCTAGCAGCTCCACAAACTCTACATTGAGTTAAAGTTCTATCTTCTTTAAAATATAATAAGCATCCATTCACACAACAATCAATTTTCTCAACCTCTAATCCTAACTTAGACACCAACTTCTTCACTTGGTAATATTTTTCAGGTAAGCATCCTTTAGTTGGACAAACGTCGATTAGCATTTGGGAGAAAAAATCCATGGCCTTTTGAGGAACATGCCAATTAGACATGGCAGCCAACAGCTTAACTGAAATAGATAGTCCGGATTCAGAAGCTCCCTCATAAATCGGTTGGTTTGCAGAGATCAATTCATCATAAAATTGTTGAGCTTTTTCATTTGGTACCTCACCCTCACTAACTATTTCGTTTTCCATATCAACATTCACATTTGGGGCATTAACAGATGGCCTAAAAACATCAGAgatcatttcattcattgcatcaaATTGTTCTTCATCACCTGTATTATCTCGACCAGCATTCCCGCCGCTACTAGAATGACCATCAATGTCCACACTTTGATCCGCTTCTCCATGATCAATCCATGTATAATAGTTGGGCAAAAAACCATATTTGTACAAGTGATGTTTGACCACATTAGGCGTCTTCAAGAGAATGGAGACGCATTTTACACAAGGACACCTTATCCCCCCCTCGTCTAAAAATTGTGGTCGATTCATGGCTTTATTGACAAAATCTTCAACTCCACTAAcaaattcatctttcaaaccatACCTATCGGAGTTTACTCTATCATACATCCAACTTCGATCCATTGTCTACATTAAAAACAAACATAAGTTTATCTTTTCCAAAGAGATTTATCTATTTCTCAAAGTACTAAAGATTAAATCCAGGGAACCCTCTTTGCGTCAGAAATGAATACAACACGCAACCAACACAATTTGTACATGAAAGCAATTTAAAAAACTACATACTAAAACATAGTCAAATATCTTATACAAGTTTGTATGGTACAATAGCAAAGAAACGATGACTATCAACCGCAGTAAAGAGAATCGAAACTAAAACATAAGAAATCTAACCGTGACGATGATGAAGTCCTTGTTGATTCAGACGGAAGAAATCGAAACTCCAATTTAgggattcttttcaaaaactgcAATTTGTATAagacaacaaaattaaaaaagtcATGTGACTCGTTATAAAAAAAATCCGTAAAACAGAATTAAAAAAGATTCAACCACCAGTCATAGTGATTTCCAAATCACTAATACAAATATTTTCAACCCAGAGTCTTGGAGATTATAACTAAGAGAGGTGGAGGCATTGTTGTGAAACTCAATATTCGATGATCTTAGCATGGATTGAAAGGTCCTACTTAAAATGCAAAATTATACTTACTCACACATATGTGaaattatatataatagaatTAAAATCTGAAATgtgtttgttttctatttttgatGTAGGATGATTTCAAACCTATCTTGAGGGAACTATTGTCCTCTCATCCTGGATTGTAATAAGTTCAAAATAGTAATCAACTCAAAACAGCCCCATAATCTAAGTTCATAAACAAGAGTTCCAAATACTAAAACAAGAATTGTAATAAGTAAAAAATAGTAATCAAATCAAAACAGCCCCATGAGCCAGCATCAGTTCAGCATTAACAAATACAAAGCATGGAGCTTCCAAAACAGCCCCATGAGCCAGCATCAGTTCAGCATTAACAAATAGAAAGCATGGAGCTTCCAAAACAGCCCCAAACAAACATAAATTATCAAGCCATGTCCAGATAAAATTGATACCTCGAACAAGTCATACGCATACCATTCAAGTCATTTTTTCATGCACAATTCAGTTCCAACTTATTAGATAACAACCAAGAATTGTATAGGAAAGATAAGACAGAAAAATCACGAAACTGGTACAGAATATACTTCTGTTTGTTAGGATAGGGATGACCTCATCTAAGAGATGTTAGGAGTTCATTTTATTAAACTTGTGTAAACTAGAGAGTGCTTGCAACTGGTACAGAATATACTTCTGTTTGTTTAAGTGGAACAGAACATGATGAGATAGATGGTTTGTGCTTGCAACCACAAATGTTTAGAATAGTAAATGAAAAAGAAAGtctgattttatttaataaagGAATTAAAACAATAACACTTATAACCACCTTATTTTCCCTCAAAATCAAATACCCCTTCCCATAACATTGAAATACTGGTTAACTGAAAGGTCTCCATAATGAAACTGCCTATAACCAAAGACTTTGAATCACAAGTACATTAAAATACTAATGAATTCTTTTGGACGTACAACTatccagttagaaataaaatgaataacAACTACCCAGACAGATCCTTTTCCACTTATATTTCAAAACACACATCAATAGAATCACTGCTAATGATAGTAAGTAATCAAATCGACATCAGGCACACACAATCAACATCAGTTTTACAAACCTAATTAACAAATAACCTGATGTCTGTACTCTGTAATAGATCAATTGCTAATTAAACGGATGTCTGATTATGTAACAGAGTTATAAATACTCATTCAGTTGAGTATGGTAACAGACTTTATCACTTGAAACTATTCCAAAACAGAAAGTGATTCAATCCAAATATATCTATCATGAGTGTGATTCAAACTTGTCTCTCAGgtttttttcatataaatatcTTTGTTTCCTCTCAGTTTACGTCAGTGAAGCAAGTACACATgataaatactaaaaaaacatACACAAATCATATACTAATAGCATTGTTTTCTGGTGTCTATCATATCAGTTCGCAAAAGTTGTTAACATTTTGTATACTAGTGTTGAGTTGCAGCAATAGAAGTGAACAAGATTTTACTTTGAAACTAAACAAAACAATAAATTGAAGCCTTGAGAAGAATCAAATTGAGACAACTTATTGAAACAACAGATCAAAACCGAACTAATTGAAACAAAGAATTAAGGGAGAGAAGAAATGTAACTACCTGAGAAAAGAGAAAGGTAACGAAGGGTCTGGTGAGCTGATTGGAAGAAACTGAACTCCGGTCACGTCGTTACGGCTCCGGTCACATTCAACTGCAATACCATTAAATCATTTTGAGAAAGCGATGAGAAATCGATTTTGAGAAGCGATGAACTGAAACGATGAGAAAGCGATGAATATGAAGCGATGAACTGAAACCTGCGTTGAACTGAGAAAGCGATGAACTCTGCGTTGAATCTGAAGCGATTTTGAGGATGAACTCTGAAGCGATTTTGAGGATGAAAAA encodes:
- the LOC131647966 gene encoding uncharacterized protein LOC131647966, which codes for MDRSWMYDRVNSDRYGLKDEFVSGVEDFVNKAMNRPQFLDEGGIRCPCVKCVSILLKTPNVVKHHLYKYGFLPNYYTWIDHGEADQSVDIDGHSSSGGNAGRDNTGDEEQFDAMNEMISDVFRPSVNAPNVNVDMENEIVSEGEVPNEKAQQFYDELISANQPIYEGASESGLSISVKLLAAMSNWHVPQKAMDFFSQMLIDVCPTKGCLPEKYYQVKKLVSKLGLEVEKIDCCVNGCLLYFKEDRTLTQCRVCGAARYVPRKCGMGQYKDVAVKRMFYFPIIPRLQRLFASKESAAQMRWHRENPNDPNILCHPSDGKAWKHFDEVYPDYASDPRNVRLGLCTDGFTPYIQASSTPYSCWPIIVTPYNLPPEMCMTKPYLFLTCLVPGPYNPKAKIDVYLQPLIDDLQRLWRDGIMTYDISMQQNFVMRAHLMWTINDFPAYGMLSGWGTQGRLACPYCMDITDAFTLRYGGKSCWFDCHRRFLPMDHPFRKSKKRFAKDTIKKKNHHICLLAMMSGKQFVIFQKLQTVIGPPNFQGMAKNIIGSKEVYFGIFHIGRTTC